A genomic segment from Osmerus mordax isolate fOsmMor3 chromosome 5, fOsmMor3.pri, whole genome shotgun sequence encodes:
- the cfl1l gene encoding non-muscle cofilin 1-like, producing the protein MASGVKVDDKVKILFENMKTRRSGDIAEEQLKLVLFRISDDGKSIIVDEKGSLQVKDLEGEENVFNKIVSQLPVDTCRYALYDCSYETKDTVKEDLVFIMWAPDTSPIKAKLLYASSKQAIRQVFLGIKFEWQVNDLGDTKDNSVFIDKLGGRGLVKKLEGKEI; encoded by the exons ATG GCATCTGGCGTGAAGGTCGATGATAAAGTCAAGATACTGTTTGAGAATATGAAGACGCGTCGTTCAGGAGACATTGCGGAGGAACAGCTCAAACTAGTGCTGTTTCGGATCAGCGACGACGGAAAGTCCATCATTGTGGATGAGAAAGGCTCCCTGCAAGTCAAAGAtctggaaggagaggaaaacgtCTTCAACAAGATCGTCAGCCAGCTTCCCGTGGACACCTGTCGCTATGCGCTCTATGACTGCTCCTATGAGACTAAGGATACTGTGAAGGAGGACCTGGTCTTCATCATGTG GGCTCCTGATACATCTCCCATCAAAGCCAAACTTCTCTATGCCAGCTCAAAGCAAGCCATCAGACAAGTCTTCCTTG GGATCAAGTTTGAGTGGCAGGTGAACGACCTCGGAGACACCAAAGACAACTCCGTTTTCATTGACAAATTAGGAGGGAGAGGCCTTGTTAAGAAACTGGAGGGGAAGGAAATATAA